Part of the Virgibacillus necropolis genome, CTATTCGATTCGCTCCTGAAAGTAAATCCTCTTCCGTTAATAGCAGCTCTGTTGCAGGTCCGATAGTAACCTCTTTCTTTTTATCCAATGAGCGCTGCGTCTCTGCATCAAAGTAACGTATGGAGTCTACCTCTTCATCAAAAAGTTCAATCCGAATAGGATGGGCCTCAGTAATAGGATAGATATCTATAATCCCACCACGACGGCTAAACTCACCAGGGGTTGTCACCATTGTTTGGCGTTCATAACCCATATCTACAAGTGAGTTTAGATAGGTATCTATATCAATATCTTCACCAAGCCGAAAATGAAGTTGATACTTTTCCCAATAGCTTGTTGGTGGTAAAATTCGCTTCAATGCAGTAACAGGAGCAATCAAAATCCCTGATTTTTTTTTCGACCATTCTGTCAATGCTTCAATTCGTTGACTTCTTAATTCTGGGCTAGCGATTGCAATTTCCGACGCAATTAGTTCATTAACTGGATATAAGTGAACATTCTGATCACCCATAAACTCTGACAAATCATCGTATAATTGCTGTGCTTGGACTAGTTGGTGTGTAATCAACAGCACAGGTTTGTCAATAGAATCCTCAATAACAGAAACTAGCAAGCTCCTGGCCGATCCTGAAAGTCCCGCTACAAGTTGTTCCTGCATCCCAGATTCAATTCCACTTATAATAGACTTTATATCATCTTTTGATTCTAAAAACGTATCAATACCCTTCAAAGTAAAAACCCCCAAATGTTGTGTAAAAAGCGAAAGTGTATGTTAACGATGGCTGATATAGTCCTACTCATGAGAGTTACATCTTCCATACTATGTATAGTTATTTCTGTATTGCCAAGCGCAAAAATGCTTTGGTTAAAGAACCAAAGCTTTGCTCGACTATTCTATTGTATAAAAAAATCAAGTTCGTGATAATGCGGATTCTGTCCTAGCGCCGCTTCGCAATTTTCGCAAATGGTTTTAATTTGTACATCTCCATTCTGCTTAAATTGTATCATTTCTTTTTGTTCCTCAGCTGACAATTTATCAATACCGAGCGTTGCGGAATCAACAATTGGTTGATCTATTTTTCCAACTTCATTCCCGCAATGTCTACAAGTATAGACAATAGACATAAAATACCTCCTCGAATAAACATGGGGTATCCTAGAGTTTATCCGAAATGTGTAATTTTATACCCGATCTCGTTATGTGATAGGAGTTTTTTAATCACTAATTAGGTTATTTACATCTTTTAATTATATTCATTCATAACTTCTATAAACGGTTTTTCTAGCCAGGCTTCAAAGACGTCTGCGGCTTTTGTTACACTATCTTGTACATCGTCTTTTTGTTCTTTTGGGAAAGAACCTAATACGTAGTCAATTACGGGTTGTGGTGTATCAGGTCGTCCGACACCGATTCTAATCCGTTTGAACTCTTTCGTACCTAAATGGTTAATGGTTGATTTAATCCCATTATGGCCGCCAGGGCCGCCTTTTTGACGTAATCGGATTTTGCCAGTTGGTAGATCTAAATCATCATAAACAACAACTACATCTTCCGTTGCGATATCATAATAATCCATTAGAGGTCTGATTGCTTCACCTGACAAATTCATATACGTTTGTGGTTGAAGTAGCAATACCTTGTTACTACCAATATGTTCAAGGGCATATTTCCCATTAAACTTCGATTTATTTAGGTCAAATGAATGACGACGCAATAACTCGTCAATTACCATAAATCCAATGTTATGGCGAGTTGTACGATATTTTTCACCTGGATTTCCAAGCCCAACTATACATTTCATTATGCTACTTCCTTTATTTGAAATAATATATATTCTTCTACATACAACAATCCCTCCTAAAAGAGTGCATCTATCTTACTCTCTCTCACAGGAGGGCCAAGTTGTATTATATTTTATTAATCTTCTACTTTTCTTCCTTATCGTCAGGTTCTGCGCCTACTAATTCTGGCTCAGCATCCTCATCTGATTCTTCGCCTTCAATATCTTCTACAGTATCTGGTGGTACAACCGTTACGATGGTTGTATCTGCATCCTCAAGAAACTCGTAATTCTTTCCTGCTGGTAAGTCAGCTATAGAGATACTGTCGCCGATTTCTAGTTTAGATACATCTACTGAAATTTCTTCTGGAATATCACCTGGTTTTGCGCGTACCTGCAATTCATGCATTGTTTGTTGTAAGACGCCACCATCTTTTGCACCTTGAGCTTCTCCTTCTACATTAAATGGTACCTCAACGTCCATTTCCTCGGACATATTTACAATATAAAAATCTACGTGTACTAGTTCATCTTTAATCGGATTCATTTGATAATCATGCAGCATTACATCTACAGAAGAATCATTTTCGATATCTAATGAAATAATTGCGTTTCTACCTTCATCACGAACTGTTTTTATTAAATCAACACTATCTACCGCTATAGCCTTGGATTCCTTTTTCTTCCCATAAACTACACCAGGAACATGCCCAATTTGCCTTGTATTTTTCAGTGCTGAACGTTCTTGACTATTACGTAATGTTGCTTTTAATTTTACTGCCATCTTTTACACCCTCCATTATTTAACAAACTTAGCATCTGCCAAGCTTAAATTCCTTTTCACTTATTAAGTAAACTATCGAATTGCATTACTACTCATTATTATTTCCCGTATTCATTTACTTTTAAACCTTAATCAAACAGTATGCTTACAGATTTCATTTCATGAACGCGTATAATAGCTTCACCAATTAATGGCGCTACAGAGAGTTGCGTAATTTTATCAATATACTTGTCCGTTTCTAAAGGAATAGAGTTTGTTATAACTAGTTCTTTTATTTTTGAATTCTCGATACGCTCAATTGCAGGTCCCGATAACACTGGATGCGTACAACAAGCATAAACTTCCGTCGCTCCATTTTCAATTAAGGCATTAGCAGCAAGTGTAATTGTTCCCGCTGTATCGATTATATCATCAATCAAAATAGCAGTTTTCCCTTCAATATTACCAACAATATTCATGACCTCTGCAACATTTGGACGGGGCCTACGTTTATCGATGATACCAATTGGAGCTTTTAGACGATCTGCCATTTTTCTTGCACGTGTTACACCACCATGATCTGGGGAAACAACAATAATATCCTCAAAGTTTTTCTTCTCAAAGTAATCAGATAAAATTGGCACACCTTGCAAGTGGTCAATTGGCATATCGAAAAACCCTTGAATTTGCGGTGCGTGCAGGTCTAGTGTGATCACACGGTCTGCACCAGCAGTTTCCAATAGATTCGCAAGTAGTTTAGCTGTAATCGGTTCCCTGGAACGAGCTTTACGATCCTGACGTGCGTATCCATAGTAAGGCATTACAATGTTAATAGATCTAGCAGATGCACGTTTGCATGCATCAATCATAATAAGTAATTCCATGATGTGTTGATTAACTGGGGAGCTTGTTGACTGAACAACATAAACATCACAACCGCGAATGCTTTCTTCAATATTAATCTGTATCTCACCATCACTAAATGCAGCAACAGTACATTCGCCTAGAGTAGTTCCAATATGATTTGCAATTTCTTCTGCCAATTTACGGTTTGAGTTCAACGTAAATACCTTCAAAGATTGATCTTTATAGCCTGATGTCATGAAAAAAACCCTCCGTTAATCTTTTTTTCTATTTTTTAACTTTTTTGCGTATCCTTCTTTATTCTCTTGCCGTGCACGACCAATAGACAAGGAATCGTCTGGAACATCTTTTGTAATAGTAGAACCAGCTGCTACAAACGAACCCTTACCAATTGTTACAGGTGCTACTAAGTTTGCGTTACAACCTATGAAAGCATCATCATCTATTTTTGTTAAGAATTTATTCTCACCATCGTAATTAACCGTAATTGTTCCACAGCCGACATTAACGTTGGACCCAATTTCTGCATCACCAATATAACTCAGATGGGAAACTTTACTTTGATTGCCTATAACAGATTTTTTAACCTCGACAAAGTTACCAATTTTCACTTCATTGCCTATCGAAGCTTGTGGTCTGATATGTGCATATGGCCCAATATTCACTCGGGCTCCAATTTGACTATCACTCGCAACACTTTGGCGAATAACCGTTTCTTCCCCTACAAGGCAATTAGATACCTCTGTATGCGGACCGATTTCGGCATTACTTTTAATTGATGAATTCCCATTAATAATAGATCCAGGATGAATAAGTACATCTTGTTCTATTATAACATCTGGGCCAATATATGTGTTGTCAGGGTCAATAATCGTTACGCCATTACGCATATGTCTTTCGTTAATACGCTTTTTCATCACTTTTTCTGCTTGCGCTAATGCCACCCGGTCGTTTACCCCTAAAGTTTCTTCATCATTTGGAGTTAAAAATGCAGACACTTTTTCATCTTTATTACGCAAGATTTCTATTACATCTGGCAGGTAATATTCTCCTTGTGCGTTATCGTTAGATACCTCTTTTAACGCTTGAAAAAGTGCTTGATTATCAAAACAATATGTACCAGTATTTATTTCATTAACTGCTAGCTCAGCTTCATTCGCATCCTTTTGTTCGACAATGCGTTCTACTTCATGCTGATCATTTCTAATGACACGACCATACCCGGTAGGGCTTTCCACCTTAGTTGTTAGGATCGTAGCCTTTGCATTTTCTTGTTCGTGGTGGTTAAAAAGCGCTTTGAATGTTTCATCAGTGATTAACGGTGTATCACCACAAACAACAATCGTTGTTCCTACTTTATCCTTCAGTATTTCTTCCGCTTGTTGCACCGCGTGGCCAGTCCCTAATTGTTCCTTTTGGACAATAAATTTACTCTCTCCGCCAACCTTTTCTATAACAGCTTCAGCACCAAAACCTACTATTGTCACAATTTCATTTAAGTTTACCGTTTTAATTTGATTCATTACATGTTGTACCATTGGCCGGCCCATAACTGGATGAAGTACTTTATATAATTTTGATTTCATTCTGGTGCCTTGACCTGCTGCAAGAATAACAGCATACCGATTTTTCATGAAGTAACCTCCATTCTAATTATCCATTATGAATATATCTTAAAAAGCAAACCATTTCAACAAATACAGACAGATGAGATATTTTTTATGGGGAGTTATTTTTTTCCAGAAGATATAAGTTTTGGACCTTATCTGTTTAGCTATTGCTCTTAACGGCTAAGCAAGCCTTTTGTTTTTTTGTATAAAAAAAGGGAAGGCTAATCTGCCCTAAGATTAGTCCTTCCCTTGGTGATCATATGTTATTTAGGAAGCTCCGGCCTCTTCAAATTCTACCTCAGCTTCGCCCACACGTCGATATTCTTCTAGTACTGCATCCTGAATCTTCCCACGCGTTCCTGAATTGATTGGGTGTGCGATATCTCTAAACTCGCCATCAGGAGTACGTTTGGATGGCATTGCTACAAATAATCCATTATTTCCGTCTATTACACGGATATCATGAACCACGAATTCCTGATCTAACGTAATGGAAGCAATTGCTCGCATTCTTCCTTCCGTGTTTACGCGGCGTAGTCTTACGTCAGTTATTTCCATGATGTTTCACCACCTTTTCCCTTTTGAACTTACTTACCATAATTCTACAAAACATAGATAATTCCTGCTAAATTTTAAAAAAAATTTAAAAATTAAATTAAAAAGGAGAAAAACAAGAATGATTGGTTACCATTTCACTGTTTTCCTCCAATTATAAAGATAAGACCCTAAAAGAAGTTGTTCAAAAAGTCATCAAATGATAAACGGTGAATTTCTTCGTTGCGCAGTTTTTCCGGTCCTCACGTATTAAAAGCATAGAGGAACTTCTACTAAAACCGTCCACGTCCTATGGACAACGTAGAAGTCAGCACATCCTGTGCAAGTCCGGTCCTCAAAATCTTCGCGCCTTGAACTTCTTGTTTCTAATTCGCCGACTTTTTGAACACACAATAAAAGAAAGATTTTATCTTTTGACCTTATTTCGCCTGAAAATTACCGGGACGAACATCAATTTGTTTTTGTTTCAAGTCTACGTGTGTAATTTTTACCAAAGACAAGTAATCTTCAACAACACGTTCATCCTCTTCATCGTCTGCTTCTGCTAAAACGGCGATTCCTTTAACATTAGCATTAAATTCTGCTAGTAAACTTACCATACCATTAATGGTGCCACCAGCTTTCATAAAATCATCAATAATACAAACATTTGCGCCTTCCTTCAAGCTCCTTTTTGGAAGAACCATGGTTTGGATTTTTCTAGACGATCCAGATACGTAATTAATACTTACGGATGACCCTTCTGTAACCATTGGGTCACGTCTGACAATTATAACTGGAACATTCAAAAATGACGCAACCGCATACGCTAAAGGGATTCCCTTTGTTGCAACAGTTACAACAGCGTCAATAGTAGATTCTGTAAATTTTGATGCGAAAATACGACCGATTTGTTTAACCAATGCCGGGTTTCCTAGAAGATCGCTCATATAAAGATAGCCACCTGGTAATAAACGCTCAGGGTCTTCTAGCGTTTCACATAAATCGTCAATAAATTGATTGCTTTTATTCGCAGCATAGTCTGGTATGTATTTCACTCCACCTGCAGCTCCAGCAATCGTTTCCAAACGTCCGATTCCCTCGCCTAAAAAAACTCTATCAATAATATCTAAATCCTCGCTAATAGAAGACTTCGCAGCATTATATAGCTTAGAAAAATGTGGTAAAGATATATGTTCCCTAGGGTTTTCCAAAAAATAATTTGTTAACGCAACTAACCGATCACTTCTTCTCATCTCGACACCTCTAAAAACCGAATATTTATTATTAAATATATCACTTTTATACGTGTTTTAGCAAGTGTTCGAATGACCAATTACTCGAACAACATATACCTCATCACAAAATCCTCGAAGACCATTGTATATTCGAACTGCTTTATGTTGATGTTCAACAAGTCCAACAACCGTCGGGCCACTTCCGCTCATGAGGACACCTTTAGCACCAGCTAATATCATCTTTTCTTTTATACGTTGTACATTCGGGTATAACGATGTAGTTACGGTTTCTAAAACATTGCCAACATGGTTACAAAGTTCATTAAATTCTTGCTTCTTAATCGCGTTTAATATTTTTGTTGTATTTG contains:
- the purR gene encoding pur operon repressor; translation: MRRSDRLVALTNYFLENPREHISLPHFSKLYNAAKSSISEDLDIIDRVFLGEGIGRLETIAGAAGGVKYIPDYAANKSNQFIDDLCETLEDPERLLPGGYLYMSDLLGNPALVKQIGRIFASKFTESTIDAVVTVATKGIPLAYAVASFLNVPVIIVRRDPMVTEGSSVSINYVSGSSRKIQTMVLPKRSLKEGANVCIIDDFMKAGGTINGMVSLLAEFNANVKGIAVLAEADDEEDERVVEDYLSLVKITHVDLKQKQIDVRPGNFQAK
- the pth gene encoding aminoacyl-tRNA hydrolase; this encodes MKCIVGLGNPGEKYRTTRHNIGFMVIDELLRRHSFDLNKSKFNGKYALEHIGSNKVLLLQPQTYMNLSGEAIRPLMDYYDIATEDVVVVYDDLDLPTGKIRLRQKGGPGGHNGIKSTINHLGTKEFKRIRIGVGRPDTPQPVIDYVLGSFPKEQKDDVQDSVTKAADVFEAWLEKPFIEVMNEYN
- a CDS encoding 50S ribosomal protein L25/general stress protein Ctc; its protein translation is MAVKLKATLRNSQERSALKNTRQIGHVPGVVYGKKKESKAIAVDSVDLIKTVRDEGRNAIISLDIENDSSVDVMLHDYQMNPIKDELVHVDFYIVNMSEEMDVEVPFNVEGEAQGAKDGGVLQQTMHELQVRAKPGDIPEEISVDVSKLEIGDSISIADLPAGKNYEFLEDADTTIVTVVPPDTVEDIEGEESDEDAEPELVGAEPDDKEEK
- a CDS encoding anti-sigma-F factor Fin family protein, whose translation is MSIVYTCRHCGNEVGKIDQPIVDSATLGIDKLSAEEQKEMIQFKQNGDVQIKTICENCEAALGQNPHYHELDFFIQ
- the glmU gene encoding bifunctional UDP-N-acetylglucosamine diphosphorylase/glucosamine-1-phosphate N-acetyltransferase GlmU; its protein translation is MKNRYAVILAAGQGTRMKSKLYKVLHPVMGRPMVQHVMNQIKTVNLNEIVTIVGFGAEAVIEKVGGESKFIVQKEQLGTGHAVQQAEEILKDKVGTTIVVCGDTPLITDETFKALFNHHEQENAKATILTTKVESPTGYGRVIRNDQHEVERIVEQKDANEAELAVNEINTGTYCFDNQALFQALKEVSNDNAQGEYYLPDVIEILRNKDEKVSAFLTPNDEETLGVNDRVALAQAEKVMKKRINERHMRNGVTIIDPDNTYIGPDVIIEQDVLIHPGSIINGNSSIKSNAEIGPHTEVSNCLVGEETVIRQSVASDSQIGARVNIGPYAHIRPQASIGNEVKIGNFVEVKKSVIGNQSKVSHLSYIGDAEIGSNVNVGCGTITVNYDGENKFLTKIDDDAFIGCNANLVAPVTIGKGSFVAAGSTITKDVPDDSLSIGRARQENKEGYAKKLKNRKKD
- a CDS encoding ribose-phosphate diphosphokinase is translated as MTSGYKDQSLKVFTLNSNRKLAEEIANHIGTTLGECTVAAFSDGEIQINIEESIRGCDVYVVQSTSSPVNQHIMELLIMIDACKRASARSINIVMPYYGYARQDRKARSREPITAKLLANLLETAGADRVITLDLHAPQIQGFFDMPIDHLQGVPILSDYFEKKNFEDIIVVSPDHGGVTRARKMADRLKAPIGIIDKRRPRPNVAEVMNIVGNIEGKTAILIDDIIDTAGTITLAANALIENGATEVYACCTHPVLSGPAIERIENSKIKELVITNSIPLETDKYIDKITQLSVAPLIGEAIIRVHEMKSVSILFD
- the spoVG gene encoding septation regulator SpoVG produces the protein MEITDVRLRRVNTEGRMRAIASITLDQEFVVHDIRVIDGNNGLFVAMPSKRTPDGEFRDIAHPINSGTRGKIQDAVLEEYRRVGEAEVEFEEAGAS